The following coding sequences lie in one Candidatus Dormiibacterota bacterium genomic window:
- the nuoL gene encoding NADH-quinone oxidoreductase subunit L, which yields MEILAPLVLLAPIAGFLVNALFGRLLPKRVVGWVGAGSIGLAFVFVLLIFSQVLGGQKIDQTYFTWWQSGDFNVPFNLYVDALSTLMVLVITGVGFLIHVYSIGYMRDDPGYSRFFAYMNLFVFSMLLLVLSGNLVWLIIGWAMVGLSSYLLIGFWFERQSAVLAARKAFVMNTIGDVGMVFAAFLIFLNLRVLDFQNLFNRVHQLPKGGTVITAICLLLLVGAVAKSAQLPLHTWLPDAMEGPTPVSALIHAATMVTAGVYLVARMHLLYDWAPTAAATVAVIGGVTAFFAATIGTSQVDIKRILAYSTMSQIGYMFLAVGIGAYTAGMFHFMTHAFFKALLFLAAGNVIHAFHEDQDIRHMGNLRAGLPITFWTFLIGTLSISGFPLFAGFFSKDEIIRAALNATGGEFWLGVLALLTAGLTAYYMFRLFFIAFGWEWLAHDDRHLHEALPIQTIPIVILAAGAVVGGYIPVASFLTPVFGRAVDVGTAAFVGLAALSVLVALVGFAVAYLLHARRPELAVAWRTRLGPIHTLVEHKYYIDELYDRLFVRPGLALARFLNDVVEPRVIDGAVNAVAAAVMVEAQDVRAIQTGRVRSYALVTLGGAVGVLVIVAWYLGYLPWKFGA from the coding sequence GTGGAGATCCTCGCGCCGCTGGTCCTCCTAGCGCCAATCGCGGGGTTCCTGGTCAACGCCCTCTTCGGCCGGCTGCTGCCCAAGCGCGTGGTCGGATGGGTCGGAGCAGGCAGCATCGGATTGGCCTTCGTCTTCGTGCTGCTGATCTTCTCGCAAGTGCTCGGCGGTCAGAAGATCGACCAGACCTATTTCACCTGGTGGCAGAGCGGCGACTTCAACGTCCCCTTCAACCTCTACGTCGATGCGCTATCGACCCTGATGGTCCTGGTGATCACCGGCGTCGGCTTCCTGATCCACGTCTATTCGATCGGCTACATGCGGGATGACCCCGGCTACTCGCGCTTCTTCGCCTATATGAACCTCTTCGTCTTCTCGATGCTCCTGCTCGTCCTTTCCGGGAATCTCGTCTGGCTGATCATCGGCTGGGCGATGGTCGGCCTCAGTTCCTACCTGCTGATCGGCTTCTGGTTCGAGCGCCAGTCGGCGGTGCTGGCGGCCCGCAAGGCCTTCGTCATGAACACCATTGGCGACGTCGGCATGGTCTTCGCCGCCTTCTTGATCTTCCTCAACCTCCGCGTTCTCGATTTTCAGAACCTCTTCAACCGCGTTCATCAGCTCCCCAAGGGCGGTACCGTCATCACCGCCATCTGCCTGCTGCTGCTGGTCGGGGCCGTGGCGAAATCCGCACAGCTCCCACTCCACACCTGGCTTCCGGACGCCATGGAGGGCCCGACGCCGGTCTCGGCCCTGATCCACGCCGCCACCATGGTCACCGCCGGCGTCTACCTGGTGGCGCGCATGCACCTGCTCTACGATTGGGCGCCGACCGCGGCCGCCACCGTCGCCGTGATCGGCGGCGTGACCGCCTTCTTCGCGGCCACTATCGGGACCTCCCAGGTCGACATCAAGCGGATCCTCGCCTACTCGACGATGAGCCAGATCGGCTACATGTTCCTCGCCGTGGGGATCGGCGCCTACACCGCCGGCATGTTCCATTTCATGACACACGCCTTCTTCAAGGCGCTCCTCTTCCTCGCGGCGGGCAACGTGATCCACGCTTTCCACGAGGACCAGGACATCCGCCACATGGGGAATCTGCGTGCCGGTCTCCCCATCACGTTCTGGACATTCTTGATCGGCACGCTCTCCATCAGTGGTTTCCCGCTGTTTGCCGGCTTCTTCAGCAAGGACGAGATCATCCGCGCGGCATTGAACGCGACCGGAGGCGAGTTCTGGCTCGGGGTGCTGGCGCTGCTCACGGCCGGCCTGACCGCGTACTACATGTTCCGGCTCTTCTTTATCGCCTTCGGCTGGGAGTGGTTGGCCCATGACGACCGCCACCTGCATGAGGCGCTGCCGATCCAGACTATCCCGATCGTGATTCTCGCCGCCGGCGCGGTGGTCGGCGGCTACATCCCGGTGGCCAGCTTCCTGACACCGGTGTTCGGCCGCGCGGTCGACGTGGGGACGGCCGCGTTCGTCGGCCTGGCCGCGCTTTCGGTGCTGGTCGCGCTGGTCGGCTTCGCCGTCGCCTACCTGCTGCACGCCCGCCGCCCCGAGCTGGCGGTGGCCTGGCGGACCCGGCTCGGCCCGATCCACACGCTGGTCGAGCACAAGTACTACATCGACGAGCTCTACGACCGCCTCTTCGTCCGGCCCGGGCTGGCGCTCGCCCGTTTCCTCAACGACGTGGTGGAACCACGGGTGATCGATGGCGCGGTGAATGCCGTGGCGGCGGCCGTGATGGTTGAGGCGCAGGACGTCCGCGCGATCCAAACCGGCCGGGTACGCAGCTATGCCCTGGTGACCCTGGGCGGCGCGGTCGGCGTCCTCGTCATCGTCGCCTGGTACCTCGGGTATCTGCCCTGGAAGTTTGGCGCATGA
- the nuoK gene encoding NADH-quinone oxidoreductase subunit NuoK: protein MPVPASTFLLLSAVLFTLGAIGFMVRRNPLVVFMCIELMLNAVNLAFAAMSRYLNSLDGVVFAFLVITVAAAEVVVGIAIIVQVYRAGRQMDVDELDLMKE from the coding sequence ATGCCGGTTCCCGCCTCGACCTTCCTGCTCTTGAGCGCCGTCCTCTTTACGTTGGGGGCGATCGGCTTCATGGTGCGGCGTAACCCGCTCGTGGTCTTCATGTGCATCGAGCTGATGCTCAACGCCGTCAACCTGGCCTTCGCCGCGATGAGCCGCTACCTGAACTCGCTCGACGGCGTCGTCTTCGCCTTCCTCGTGATCACGGTCGCGGCGGCAGAGGTGGTGGTCGGGATCGCCATCATCGTGCAGGTCTATCGGGCCGGCCGGCAGATGGATGTCGACGAGCTCGACTTGATGAAGGAGTAG
- a CDS encoding NADH-quinone oxidoreductase subunit J: MVVGFAIVAAWEVVTAVGVVAFRKPMYNALSLVANMLGLAVLFLMLNAQFLFAAQIIVYAGAVMVLFVFIIALMNPEADISFRPRGTEWIYGVVFGVIFAALLGGLLFNRGLTGRLGTFTPEVIAAAGNVQTIGILLYTRFLLPVEVTSVLLLIAAVGAVYLAMRRIR, from the coding sequence GTGGTAGTCGGGTTCGCCATCGTGGCGGCCTGGGAGGTGGTGACGGCGGTCGGCGTGGTGGCGTTCCGCAAGCCGATGTACAACGCGCTCTCGCTGGTGGCCAACATGCTCGGCCTGGCAGTGCTCTTCCTGATGTTGAACGCGCAGTTCCTGTTTGCCGCGCAGATCATCGTCTACGCCGGTGCCGTGATGGTGCTCTTCGTCTTCATTATCGCCCTCATGAACCCGGAGGCGGATATCAGCTTCAGGCCACGGGGCACGGAGTGGATCTACGGTGTCGTGTTCGGCGTCATCTTCGCCGCGCTGCTGGGCGGCTTGCTCTTCAACCGCGGGCTGACCGGCCGTCTCGGTACGTTCACGCCCGAGGTGATCGCTGCCGCGGGCAACGTGCAAACTATCGGCATCCTCCTCTATACCCGGTTCCTGTTGCCGGTCGAGGTCACGTCCGTCCTCTTGCTGATCGCGGCGGTCGGCGCGGTCTACCTGGCGATGCGGAGGATCCGCTGA
- the nuoI gene encoding NADH-quinone oxidoreductase subunit NuoI, translating to MALREILLGPLYIARALATTFKHNTKPIVTIEYPERQKAVPPRERGRHILHRYADGLEKCVGCELCAIACPVGCIVVEAAENTPEHRVSPGERYAKRYEINLLRCIYCGMCEEACPYDAITMGPRYDLADDHPDKFIAVKEDMLEPLSASLSDTAVPSGSPSAQPVPRKW from the coding sequence ATGGCGCTTCGCGAGATCTTGCTGGGTCCCCTCTACATCGCCCGCGCCCTGGCGACAACCTTCAAGCACAACACCAAGCCGATCGTCACCATCGAGTACCCAGAGCGGCAGAAGGCGGTTCCACCGCGCGAGCGCGGCCGCCACATCCTGCACCGCTATGCCGATGGCCTCGAGAAGTGTGTCGGCTGCGAGCTCTGTGCCATCGCCTGCCCGGTGGGATGCATCGTGGTGGAGGCGGCCGAGAACACCCCCGAGCACCGGGTCTCACCTGGAGAGCGCTACGCCAAGCGATACGAGATCAACTTGCTGCGCTGCATCTATTGCGGCATGTGCGAGGAGGCCTGCCCCTACGACGCCATCACCATGGGCCCCCGCTACGACCTCGCGGACGACCATCCGGACAAGTTCATCGCCGTGAAAGAGGACATGCTGGAACCGCTCTCCGCCAGCCTGAGCGATACGGCTGTCCCGTCCGGATCCCCGTCCGCCCAGCCGGTGCCGCGCAAGTGGTAG